A stretch of DNA from Nitrososphaerota archaeon:
AACAGCGGCTTCAGTCTTGATGGCTCCGATGCTACAAGAATGTCTTTGACAAGGAGTCCCTCCTTGCTTTCCCGTATGAGCAGCCGCTTTTTCTCCACAAGACGTCTTCTGGAGAACCATTATATAATTTTTCATAATGGTCTTCCAACCTATAATCAATTTCCGTTGCGTGAAAGTTCAGCAACTGACGAATCTTGTCCCAATTATCGGCACGGTTATATGGTCGAAGGATACATGCGCGATAATGAAACAACAGATTACTCCGTTGAGTCTGATTGTGGCAATTCTTCTGCTGGTTTCATCGCTGGCAACAATGTCACCACTAACACCCACACCGGTTTCTGTTGCGTACGGACAGGCCTCCGGAGTGGCAGGTGCCAACTGGGAATATGTCAACTCCCAGCAAGTTGGTGGGAGCTTTAACCCCCAGACCCAGATTACAAAGGACAACATCCAGTATTTGGAGACAAAATGGATCTACCCCTATGTCAGGCCCCCTGTACCTCAGACGATAGGAAATGGCTATGGTTCTGGTGCAGCCCCCCTAGTGGTCGATGGTGTAGTGTACATTGCAATGAATGATAGACGAATTTTGGCACTTGATGCTACGACTGGAAGGCTTATGTGGAACAACACATACGGAACCTCCTTCGATTCAGGCGCGCAATTAGCTAAGTATCCATGGCTATCAAGAGCAGGAGCTCACGTTCACTCAATGAACTTTTACAGAGAGAAAAACTGGCTCATTACGAGTAGCATAGGTTCATGTGAATCATACGCCGTGGATGCAAAAACAGGAAAGACCGCATGGGTTCTAACAACTGAGCAGATATGTGGGACAACGGCTGAGTTTGGAGAGCCAGCCAAGGGGATTGTGGGTTCCCTTGGGAATCAAGGTTTCATGTCTGGAGCGGGCTCCCACCCTCCTAAATTACTTGGAAACATCCTGTTCTACCCTGTTCCTGGTGGGAGTGGTTCAGGAGGAAGATCGTTTGTTACAGCATTTGACATGAGCGATCCTGCAAACCCCAAGAGACTATACAGAACATTTACCCAGCCTCCAGCTCAAGGAGATCCTGAATGGGCGATCAAACAATGTACAGAAGCAAATGGTAATGGCTGGTATTTTGAATATCCAAGGTACCTTGAAGGGATAAACCATCCAGCGAGGGACAGAGAACCAACGTACCTAGCAACAAAATGCACTGACGTGAGTCCAGATGTTGTAAGGAACGATGGGATGGATCTAGTACCAGGATCTCCAACCTATGGAAAGATGCACACAGCAACCAATCATGGCTCGGCCGTATGGGGCAACTATCCACTCGACGTTGAAACTGGGATAGTGATTCTTGGATGGGGTGATCAAGGGCCTTATCCTAACCTGACGCATAGATATGGGCCAGGTCTACATGGTAGCGGCTTCACTGCGCATGACGTTAGAACGGGTAAGCTCGTATGGTGGTTCAACGCGATTCCGCATGACCTCTGGGACTTTGACTGTGCTTGGGGGGGCATCCTAGGTAAAACATCTGCAGGACAGAAGATCTACATAAAAGGTTGCAAGAGTGGACAGGTCTGGGGCCTTGATGCAACAACGGGCAAACCTGTCTGGGTATTCGACGCTCCGACGATTATCAGAAATACGGACATAAACTATGGAGTTGACAAGAACAACAACCCGAGGAGCCCTGATGCCTGTTGCAGGATGACGAAGGAACATATGGGTAAACCATGGCCTAACTATCCCAGCAAGGAGAAGATGTTCACAATCTGCTACACGCATTGCCTTGAATCCGATATAGCTTCTGATGGAAAGTATGTATACGCAGCTACGCATAGCGAGCCGAGGGTCTTAACCGTAACAAATGTGAGAGGCTTTGGCAACCAGGGTTCGGCCGAAAGACTTTACAATGTAGCCGAGAAGAAATATGCAGCTGTAGCCGGGAGATACACGGAAGCGGACATAAGGGGGCTGACATACACGGTAATCTACGCATTTGACATAAGTACAGGAAAGGAGGCGTGGAGAACTAGAATCGATGGTGTACCATTCAGAGGAGGTCTAACTGTGTCTGGCGGAGTTGTCATGGCATATGCCACTGATGGAAATCTAAAGTTCTTTGATGCAGGAACAGGCAAAATGATTTCCGAAAGATTCTTCGGGGTACCTGTAAATGTTCAACCTGTGATAGGTGCGACAAAGGAAGGAAAGATGCGTGTCTTTATGCATGTCGGAGGTGGTGGAGGGATTACCCTCAATAATGCATTACCTATCGATGGTACGCTCGTAGCATTCGGCCTGCCTGATAAACTACCTGAACCTGTAGTCAAAGAAATCATAAAGGAAGTTCCAAAGGAGGTAGTCAAAGAAGTGGTCAAAGAAGTGGTCAAAGAAGTGGTCAAAGAAGTGGTCAAAGAAGTACCTAAGGAGGTCATAAAGGAAGTACCTAAGGAGGTAGTCAGGGAAGTGACAGTTGAAACAATTAGTCCAGCATCATACGCTGTTATCGGTATAGGGATCGTGCTAATAGTCATATCAGGGATACTCTTCAGCAGAAGGAAGAAAGCGTAAACAAACTGGCCTTGCATATGCAAGGCATTCATTCTTTTCTAATCCATTTTTGTTTCCATTCGACATTTGACGTAATCCAAATAACTAATAAGCTATTTTTAAAAATCAAAAACAATGCCAGAAAAAGGGGGCTAGGGGCATGGTGAGGAGGGAGACCCTTCTACATCTCAGCAGAGTCATGAAACACTCCTAGTCTCCATGATAGCCATTAAAACGATTACTGTTTAGCCGCTATATGGTCTTTCATAGCGGTTTCCTAGGTTATCGTGTTGTCAAGAAAAATCGATAAAGAACCACTATATTGTTTTGCATAATGCTTTTGATGCAGGTTTTGTGGTTCTTTTAAAGAACCCAAATATTCGCTATTAAAGAATGTGCGGGATAATAGGCTACACTGGCAATAAGAACGCAGCGACGGTTCTGCTGGAATCCTTGAAGAAGATGGAGTACAGAGGCTACGATTCTGCAGGTTTTGGAATTATCCACGATGAATCAATTCAAGTCTTGAAAGACGCAGGAAGAATTGATGATATTGCCAGCAAGATTAGCATTAGAACCAAGAAAGGCACTACAGGCATAGCACATACTAGGTGGGCCACGCATGGAGGGGTTACCCAGACCAATGCGCACCCTCACGTTTCCTGCGACGCAAAGATAGCCGTAGTCCATAATGGCATCATCGAAAACTATCAAGATCTTTCTACTCAATTAAAAAAAGAGGGACACGGGTTCGGATCTGAAACTGATACCGAAGTCATCGCACACTTGCTTGAGAAATATTATAGAATAGAGAATCACCCTTTAAAGGCTCTACAGCTAGCTGTAAAGGAGCTCAAGGGAACTTTTGCGACCCTAGCAGTATTTGATGACAAGCCAGATCTGGTATTAGGAGCTAGAAAAGATGCACCTCTTATAGTCGGTTTAGGTAAAGGAGAGAATTTCATCGCGAGCGACATAGTTTCTTTCATTTCACATACAGACAAAGTCGTATTCCTAAAGGATTACGAAATCGCTTCTGTTACTCCAAGCAAGGTGCAGATATTCACCTTCGATGGAGAGCCCGTGCCAGCAATCGGTACGCATGTAGCTTGGGAGGCTAGCGATGTTTCAAAGAAGGAGTTTGCCCATTATACTCTAAAGGAGATAAGTGAACAGGCAAGAACGATAAACGTAGCACTGGATCAGGATGAAAGGAAGATAACTGCCTTCTGCGATGCCATAAGAAATGCTGGAAATGTACGCATCACTGCTTCAGGTACCAGTTTTCATGCTGGGATGTTAATGCGATAT
This window harbors:
- the glmS gene encoding glutamine--fructose-6-phosphate transaminase (isomerizing), which gives rise to MCGIIGYTGNKNAATVLLESLKKMEYRGYDSAGFGIIHDESIQVLKDAGRIDDIASKISIRTKKGTTGIAHTRWATHGGVTQTNAHPHVSCDAKIAVVHNGIIENYQDLSTQLKKEGHGFGSETDTEVIAHLLEKYYRIENHPLKALQLAVKELKGTFATLAVFDDKPDLVLGARKDAPLIVGLGKGENFIASDIVSFISHTDKVVFLKDYEIASVTPSKVQIFTFDGEPVPAIGTHVAWEASDVSKKEFAHYTLKEISEQARTINVALDQDERKITAFCDAIRNAGNVRITASGTSFHAGMLMRYLLAKLAKIHTQAFLSSEIDHEIDLIDEETLVIAISQSGETADVLEAVKKAAAKGAKIVSLVNIIGSSLTRGSKVSLALNCGPEIGVAATKSFTSQLAIIYDIAFRLAGLGEKRKHLNDLSRYFEIVLNQEERIKEIAKTHKLAADFYFIGRGLHYPIALEGALKMKELSYIHAEGLAAGELKHGTLALVNAGTPVIVINPSDETYNETLSNISEMKARGARIIAVSDKDNELYDEVISIPSVDPVFFPLIEVIPLQILAYYAAIERALDPDYPRHLAKSVTVK